The Astyanax mexicanus isolate ESR-SI-001 chromosome 6, AstMex3_surface, whole genome shotgun sequence region GCCAATGGACAGTGACCCCTTGGACAAAGGAGATGAGCCAATGGACAGTGACTCCTTGGAAAAAGATCATTGTCCATCCCCAACTAAATCTGAAGATGGCCCGAGAGAAATGCAAGGAACTGCCGAGACTATTTGTAGTGCGCCTGTTGATGCAACATCAGTATTAAATGACAGCACGTCCACAGAGAACTCTGAGGATCCAAACCATAACACTTCAGAGATGGAAACGCAAAGAGCAGTTGAACAGCCAGAACCAGTAACTGAGAAAATGGCGCCTTCAGAAGATGTCTTGGACGAGACTTCAAAAAGTATGTCCCCTGGACATGTGCCAGAGCTGGATCAGAAACCTCTGACGGCGAGTGAATGCAACTCTGAAGCAAGTGAGGCGGATGCGCTTACAGAAAATCCAACCGACCTGGAGTTATCGAGTCGTGGGCGCCCTCGCAAAGAAAAGCGAGTCATCAAATGTGAGTACTGTGGACGGCCTTTCAATCACGCCTCTGCTTACATCATCCACCGCCGTGTCCACACTGGCGAAAAACCCTTTAGTTGCCAGATTTGCAGCAGGGCATTTGCTCAACTCTCCAACCTTAGGTCACACATGAAGGTGCATAACTCTCCAAAGTTTTTAAGCATGCAGCAGTACAACAGTTTAGAAAAGAAGACCCCGGTTGTCAAAACTGTGCCCCAGAAAGAGGAGCGCGTGAGGCCGGAACCCAGGGAGGAATCTCCAAACAAAAGCAGATCTCCTTCGCGTAGGAGCAGGAAGCCTGTAGCATGTCCAATCTGTGGAAAAATCTTTCCATACAAATCTGTGCTGAAGATACATTTGCGGATTCACAGCGGGGAGAAGCCGTACACCTGCAGGGTGTGTGGTAAAGCGTTCACGCAAGCGTGTACGGTCCGCGTCCATGAAAGGGTGCACTGGTCCATCAAACCTTTTCTGTGTTCTAAATGTGGAAAAGGCTTTTCTCAGATTGGCACCTTGAAGGCGCATACCTGTGCGGGGAAACCGCAGGTTCATTCTACTTTAAAAGAAATGGAATTGGCTGGAGTTGTAACCTTCCGGTGTCACCTGTGCAGAGAATGCTTTAGCACTCGAGACGAATATGATCCCCACTTGCAAACGCATACTGATAATCAACGCTACAGCTGCGAGCGCTGCGGCCAAAAGTACGGTCTACGTTCTGAGCTCGACACTCACTCGAAATACTGCTTTTCTATGTGGCTTGCAAAAACCAAACCATTTAATCGTCTTGCTTCGGCCAAGTTGCACACAAAGCAAGCGCCCACTGATAAAACGGTTCAAAGCTCACCGGTTGAAAATGCACCAGACAGTCCTGTAAAATCACCAATGTCACCAATATCACCAACATTACCTATATTATCCCCGCCTAAAGAATCATCTACGCCACCACGACACGTTTACTCTTCCCCGCTGCCACAGAAACGCAAGAAATACCTTTCTTTGCTGACTTGTCCGCCTAAGGTGATCGCCACGTCTATTTACGACCCTGAAAACAACGTCGGATATTGTCAGCCTTTTAAAACCAGTTACTTTGTATCTCAGTTAAACAGTTTAGACCAGAAAGCTGACCCGAGGAAATACTTGTGTCCACGGTGTGGGCGGCTCTTCAGACATGTGGGGCGGCTCAGAGCACACATGCTTACTCACTCCCGAGGCAAGAGCTTCACCTGTGGTGAATGTGGGCGGATCTCGGAAGACTGGAGCACGTTTTGGCGTCACCAGCGCGTGCACAAGCAAAGACGCGGTCGCTTCTTTTGTCCGATTTGCGGTCAAGGTTTTCGGTTCGCAAGCAGCTACATGGAGCatctgcaggaacatccagagcTTAATGAATATTTTTGCCCTTTCTGTCCTCAAACCTTTGCAGATGCTGAAAGTTTGAAAAACCATCAAGAAGAATGGCATCGGTCGAGCATGCCGCATATATGTGACATTTGTGGCAAAGGTTTCCAAAGCCCTGTTGTTCTAAAGAGGCATAGAGTGGGGCACTGCTTTCAAGACCGAGAGACGGACACCCCTCATATAGTTGATGTGCAACCTACTGTGAAACCTTATGAATGCGGTAAGTGCAGTGCCAGTTTTAAAACTTTGGACAGGCTTTTTAGTCATCAGCTTTGTCACTCGACTAAAAGGGACTCAAATTTAAGCTTGAGCAACGGCATCATTAATGGGCACAAAGAACTAAAGGAGGAGAAGCAGCAAAACTCTGCACAAAAAGACCACAAGAGCAACCAGCATGTTAGAGCCTCTACCTCTGAATCAAACACTTCAGATTCTTGCCAAGATACGGCCAATGGGAGTAGTCCCTCCAGTCTCCCAATGGTACCGAATGGCTCCGATGAAGCGAAAGCGCAACCACAGCAGGACATCGACACCAGTGTCTCCCAAAGTACAGCAACTTTGCCTCTTTCATCTTCAGATTCTGAGTCCATTCCTCCAGAAGTGGAAGAAGAGGTGAAGACGCCCACGTTCACGTACGAGAGAACTAAGGAAATTAAGAAAAACGCAGAACCTGATCAAACGATTGGCGATGCAACACCGCGGTCCAAACCAGAGCGGAAAACTGGGCACCTGGAGTGCACAGAGTGCGGTGCTTGGTTTGCTCTTCTTCCAGCTTTGCATAGACATTACTTGGAACATGCTTGGGGACAGTtctgaatattgtttttttttttttttttttttaaaggacactgttacaaaaaaaacacgtcttgttgaaatttttaaacactaaaattaCAGATCGTCAGAACATCAATTTTAATCTGTTTTACTGCTTTAAACTCTACAGGGTAGTTTTTCCAGACAGGGTTTAAGCCTAGGAGGACTACACAGTGCTTTGAATATAAAGTTCTCAATTGAAAGGAGATTAGGCCTAGTCCCTGTACTGGAAACTGACCCTAAAACTCTTTGCACTGTTATGTaaaactgaactgtttttttCAAGACGTAAACTGTAAGTAATGTGCATTTGGATGTTACCAGTATGAATTATCCAGATATACGCACCTTGGAACGTGGAACAGTTGTAGTTATAAACAGTGTCTAAAAAAAATGACCTGCAGTGCTGTGCAAACGTCAGAGTCCGTCCatcatttgttttgtttaaggTCAAAACAGCCATTTATTGTCAAcattaaaaatcatataaaagcCAGCCTCACCAGCTAAGTATATACAATCTCATATAcagctataaaaaaaattaaaagatcatttcagtttttgaatcagtttctctgattttgctatttataggtttatgtttgaggaaaacgaactttgttgttttattttataaactacagacaacatttctcccaaattacaaataaaaatattgtcatttacagcatttactgtatttgcagaaaatgagaaatggctgaaataacaacaacatattatgcagagctttcagatcttcaacaatacaaagaaaacaagttcgtatttataaagatttaagagttcagaaatcaatatctggtggaataataactctggtttttaatcacagttttaattcatgcatcttggcatcatgttctcctccaccagtcttacacactgcttttggataactttatgctgctttactcctggtgcaaaaattcaagcagttcagtttggtggtttgatggcttgtgatcatccatcttcctcttgattatattccagaggttttcaatttggtaaaatcaaagaaactcaatttttaggtggtctcttgcTTTTGTCTAGAGCTGTATTTCCATATTTCCTTGTATTAGAGGTTCCGTTTTTAATCTTTCTGCAGATGTCAGAAGAGGGATTTCTCcagacattaatttttttttagatttttcaccATCCATGTCTAAAaataatctattttaataacCTAATTTAAAGTTTAATCTCCTCCGAAACATGTTTAAAAATCAAATACTTATTATGTAATAACTGATTTGATTGGAAATTTGAATACATGAGGTGAGGTGTGGCCTTTCTTTTGCCCAGTACTCGATTTCTTCAATCATGGACTTTCACTAGTGAATCATGTGAcatttcactttttctttttttttttttgagaaatgaGCTGAATAGACATTTCAGAATTGTGCTACCATTTGAGGGAGATTTAAATTTAAAGTTGTTTATGAGATATCGACTCACTCTGCTCTCCTGGTAGCGTTAAAGGTGCTCTTGtcgtttattttttactttatatatcaCATTTTTGTACAAGGTTCATATTTAAGAAGaatgtctgtctgtatgttttaTACGTAGCACTTGTTTATGGTAGTGCATgttagaaaaattaaataaaatgaataaagtgtCATAAAATTATGTATTGAATTTATTggattgatttgatttatttattctttttttttttaccccaaaaaagtggaactgtgttcagtacttttggaatgagttgaGGGTCTCTGAATGcagtcagatcctcacagcaatgcttctaaATCCAATAGATAacccttccctggacagtagagaccacCTATATTCTCTTAGTGGGGGCACAtgcaatttcattttccagcactaacccagcacatcaGATCAGATGAAGAAACACagatttacacactgtcctgtaatGATGTTCTCTGGATGTTTAGTCCTTCAAATGGTCTGTGACTAAGGCTGTCAATGGTCAAAAggtatatcaatcaatcaacctaaaataaatacatggagATTGACCCTcgttttcaatgcagccgagcatttacacaATTTAATGGACTGAAAAATacgtttaaattataaaaacaagattTTATTAAGAAGAAATCTTATAATTTTGAATAAAAGGATATATggagacaggctaaaatgtaaagcaataaaacaaagagaaaaaataattagattaatgaaatataaacactattaaagaaataaaggaataaaataacaccaaaaatgatttaaaaaagtaaatgatggaactaaaattaataatattaagttaaaaaagtataaaaaataaaaggaagaaatcaATGAAAGAAAAAGGctaaaagtaaaaccagtaataaaataaataaaaggatgaaatgaataaaataaatggtaaaaaatagataaataaaaatataattaataattaaaataaatggtttattattatttttttttcatttaaatttaaatattgtcgctgtccaatgaaaaactcattttttgtcgattttcagaTTACTAGATAATTTCAACAAACTGTCACTTACACTGAGtctaaatttcttgatgaatagaccattagaatttctccaaaattacctgaaattaacagtttttacattgaatttcttagaaaatttagaattttttttttctctttcctgtaaagttgctgttttagagatacttgttcttcattggacagcgacaatatccACTACAAATACTTAAAtgttaagaagaacaagtgcagtTTATCCCAGGAAATCACAGAATATTACCATGAGTTATTTTGAGTTAGGTTGTCCCAATATGTTACTTAACTTATTAACATGCCTTGTCCcgtattctctgcagtaaaataacttattttcattctgaaaatttgagggatttgaaatctcctacaggacacttggagaagctctctctctctactccacttaataatatcagatcagtaacaggaatcaactcaaATTCTGCTGGgttaaaaatagatgtaaaaactacacaaacatttagaaactaaaggtttggaggagatggactggttgatttgtattcaggatttgtattgattttaaaataaagttcaggaaagaggcaattctatgattttattcattatattttgacattagcagatttcctatttttttttaactacagttatgattttcagtaacgtttcttatgaaacatgaaagctttttatgtgatgcttgaataaaaaatcctcaagatttagttgtgtaatgtcaggcagaaaatggacaaaaaacttggcctgttaaggggttttaaACAGCCATAATATTAAACCCACATTTCTATTATTGTGCAGGCCCCATTCTTGCtgccaaaacagctctgaccagtcGAGGCATGAACTCCACAAGCTTTCTGTAGATGTTTTGTCATATCTGGCACTAAGAttttagcagcagatcctttaagtgcTGTATATTTTAGGTGGGGCTCCATGGATTACATGAATCAATGAGCTTTAACGCTGTTTATAACCCGGCTGCTGGTTCACTGGTtgttagaggtgggcgataccgggaattttggtatcgattcgataccaagtaaatgcagggccagtattgccgataacaatactgataccgatactttttaatattttaagcttcatagatccaaagtATCCAAAAGACGTAGGATAAAATTTCCCCAAACATTGTACGtgacagagactgtaaaaaagatggacgccgtgtctccgttcccattcattcattgaaaatgaagccaaaatcttgcgtttcaatatttggtggaataaacctggttttcaatcacagtttttttcatgcatcttggcatcatgttctcctccaccagtcttacacactgcttttggataactttatgctgctttactcctggtgcaaaaattcaagcagttcagtttggtggtttgatggcttgtgatcatccatcttcctcttgattatattccagaggttttcaatttggtaaaataaaaaaaaaacatcttaatttttccagagctgtacacattGATTCCAATATTAATGTGTTTCTCTATTAACAGATAAAGTTTGTAACTTATAtgacattataccacagttagttctgaccctgcaaagtgattggctgagaggtgttctatgagtgccgttattagttggtaatgcactgtaaccgaagcagGTAacatagcaacgatgcagcgcttacaagccaaacagcgcagctacaaacagagtgTTTATAAAAAGGTGGAGTCTTTATAACCACACAGATCTttataactgtggtataattgcaataatgcaCTCcgtctcgtgtattattgcttagttATAATCTGTGAAAGATGCTGTTTGTAATGTTGTTGTTTGATGTTTGATTAATACAAAATGAACAGGAACTCCTTGTTTTGCttcattatatacatttatttgagGTCCAAACTGAAGAAGATATTGTACACATACTGAAAGATTTGCTGTTTGTCTTCAAGACAATTTTTTCCCTCTTAATTGTTGGCAATGGTGTTTTTGATCCAGTCAGTGTAGCGACAGACTTCAGCATAAACACCAGGATAACCAGGAGCAGCACAGTAATACCCCCAGGACACGACGCCCTGCAGCTGCCCGTTACACACCAGAGGACCACCGGAGTCTCCCTGAGAACAGAGGAAGAACAGAAGGTCACAgttaaaaacacttatttctcAGTAAACCCACCAAAATCTGAATCTACCCAAAAAATGATGAGAATCCATAGAAGagtcaaaaaatcatttattgtggtgacggacagttctggtggaaacaggagagttgaggtgcacattgaattctgccgtgatttgatcagccgtggttttatgttttttgggtacaatctgggttagcacccgaacatccctttcagacagcttcctcttagagcatccacagttaatcctgttggatgtggttggtcgttcttggtggtatgctgacagtaccctggatactgtggctctttatgcatcacaaacacttgctgtctgggtcacagatgctccagcaagacgtgcaccaacaatttgtcctctttggaACTCATAATGTTGTCTGCATTGCACtctaatatttagagcagaactgtgctcttaccctgctaattgaaccttcacactctgctcttactggtgcaatgtgcaattaatgattaaagattggccaccagactgcttcaatttagccatgaaacctcccacactaaaatgttggaacaggtgtttcagtttcattgtccaacccctgcagtTGTGAGTTCTAAGAGTATGAGGCATACTtttagaaaatgtgtgta contains the following coding sequences:
- the si:dkeyp-84f3.9 gene encoding zinc finger protein 184 encodes the protein MSTDELMTQVAHDHQDKDPVMESHTEKEITSMLNCFQKVQEEKEEGGCDEQVNCNSLDEPDEPMDSDPLDKGDEPMDSDSLEKDHCPSPTKSEDGPREMQGTAETICSAPVDATSVLNDSTSTENSEDPNHNTSEMETQRAVEQPEPVTEKMAPSEDVLDETSKSMSPGHVPELDQKPLTASECNSEASEADALTENPTDLELSSRGRPRKEKRVIKCEYCGRPFNHASAYIIHRRVHTGEKPFSCQICSRAFAQLSNLRSHMKVHNSPKFLSMQQYNSLEKKTPVVKTVPQKEERVRPEPREESPNKSRSPSRRSRKPVACPICGKIFPYKSVLKIHLRIHSGEKPYTCRVCGKAFTQACTVRVHERVHWSIKPFLCSKCGKGFSQIGTLKAHTCAGKPQVHSTLKEMELAGVVTFRCHLCRECFSTRDEYDPHLQTHTDNQRYSCERCGQKYGLRSELDTHSKYCFSMWLAKTKPFNRLASAKLHTKQAPTDKTVQSSPVENAPDSPVKSPMSPISPTLPILSPPKESSTPPRHVYSSPLPQKRKKYLSLLTCPPKVIATSIYDPENNVGYCQPFKTSYFVSQLNSLDQKADPRKYLCPRCGRLFRHVGRLRAHMLTHSRGKSFTCGECGRISEDWSTFWRHQRVHKQRRGRFFCPICGQGFRFASSYMEHLQEHPELNEYFCPFCPQTFADAESLKNHQEEWHRSSMPHICDICGKGFQSPVVLKRHRVGHCFQDRETDTPHIVDVQPTVKPYECGKCSASFKTLDRLFSHQLCHSTKRDSNLSLSNGIINGHKELKEEKQQNSAQKDHKSNQHVRASTSESNTSDSCQDTANGSSPSSLPMVPNGSDEAKAQPQQDIDTSVSQSTATLPLSSSDSESIPPEVEEEVKTPTFTYERTKEIKKNAEPDQTIGDATPRSKPERKTGHLECTECGAWFALLPALHRHYLEHAWGQF